In a genomic window of Muntiacus reevesi chromosome 1, mMunRee1.1, whole genome shotgun sequence:
- the ST13 gene encoding hsc70-interacting protein has product MDPRKVSELRAFVKMCKQDPSVLHTEEMRFLREWVESMGGKIPPAAHKTKLEENTKEEKTDSKKAEENIKTDEPSSEESDLEIDNEGVIEPDTDAPQEMGDENVEITEEMMDQANDKKVAAIDALNDGELQKAIDLFTDAIKLNPRLAILYAKRASVFIKLQKPNAAIRDCDRAIEINPDSAQPYKWRGKAHRLLGHWEEAAHDLALACKLDYDEDASAMLKEVQPRAQKIAEHRRKYERKREEREIKERIERVKKAREEHERAQREEEARRQSGSQYGSFPGGFPGGMPGNFPGGMPGMGGGMPGMPGMPGLNEILSDPEVLAAMQDPEVMVAFQDVAQNPANMSKYQSNPKVMNLISKLSAKFGGQA; this is encoded by the exons ATGGACCCCCGCAAAGTGAGCGAGCTTCGAGCCTTCGTGAAAATGTGTAAGCAGGACCCGAGCGTTCTGCACACCGAGGAAATGCGCTTCCTGAGGGAGTGGGTGGAGAG CATGGGGGGTAAAATACCACCTGCTGCTCATAAAACTAAATTGGAAGAAAATACCAAG GAAGAAAAAACAGATAGTAAGAAGGCGGAGGAAAACATAAAGACAGACGAACCATCAAGTGAGGAAAGTGATCTAG AAATTGACAATGAAGGTGTGATTGAACCAGACACTGATGCACCTCAAGAAATGGGAGATGAAAATGTAGAG ATAACTGAGGAGATGATGGATCAGGCAAATGATAAAAAAGTGGCTGCCATTGATGCCCTAAATGATG GTGAACTACAGAAAGCCATTGACTTGTTCACAGATGCCATCAAGCTAAATCCTCGTTTGGCTATTCTGTATGCCAAGAGAGCCAG TGTCTTCATCAAATTACAGAAGCCAAATGCTGCCATCCGAGACTGTGACAGAGCTATTGAAATAAATCCGGATTCGGCTCAGCCATACAAGTGGCGAGGGAAAGCACACAG ACTTCTGGGCCATTGGGAAGAAGCTGCCCATGATCTTGCCCTTGCCTGTAAACTGGATTATGATGAAGATGCTAGTGCAATGCTGAAGGAAGTTCAACCAAGG GCCCAGAAAATTGCTGAACATCGGAGAAAGTATGAGCGAAAACGTGAAGAGCGTGAGatcaaagaaagaatagaaagggTTAAGAAGGCTCGGGAGGAACATGAGAGAGCCCAGAGG GAGGAAGAAGCTAGAAGACAATCAGGATCTCAGTATGGCTCTTTTCCAG GAGGCTTTCCTGGGGGAATGCCTGGTAATTTTCCTGGAGGAATGCCTGGAATGGGAGGGGGAATGCCTGGAATGCCGGGAATGCCTGGGCTCAATGAAATTCTTAGTGATCCAGAGGTCCTTGCAGCCATGCAG GATCCAGAAGTTATGGTGGCCTTCCAGGATGTGGCCCAGAACCCGGCAAATATGTCAAAATATCAGAGCAACCCAAAGGTTATGAATCTTATCAGTAAATTGTCGGCCAAATTTGGAGGTCAAGCATAA